Within Anopheles nili chromosome 3, idAnoNiliSN_F5_01, whole genome shotgun sequence, the genomic segment AACGAACACTCGATGGAAGTATTAAGACAGCGGATTTGTGCTTTGGCATCAGTGGCAAAAAAACGTAGACGGAAaagtaaaatataataattatCGCCTATATCTTACTGAGAGGATGCGCGCGTATGCACACCAAAAACTATCGCAATTTTCTGCACTAGCACCTGCGGCATGTCATGTCTTTTGGGTAGTTTTTATCTGGTTCAGCGTGTCTTTTTAGGATCCAAGTTATCCATTCCGCTGGCTAGCTGTAGAGGAGGCTCTTCTTTGGTCAGGTCGATATGGCTTTCGTTGGTTTGATTATTCCCATTGGGAGGATGGCGATGATTCAGAGTAATGCTTCCGTTTTCCTCAACTACAACcgtatgctgctgctggtttgctTCGCTTATTTCGCTTTGGGCAGCATTCCCAGGTGGACAGTGAGTCGTGTGGTGCGGCTGGGTAAACGCACCGGGATGCAGATGATTGAGCTGGCTTGCGTTCTGGGAAATGCTGAGTTCCAGGTGGCTGCTGTAGTTGAACAGCGCTTTCAAACTTCAAGGTTTAAGGATTTAATAAACGGCAGTCAGTAGGATGAAAGATGTAGAACATGTacaaaagaacgaaaagaatgagacgtagaagaaaaaaacgcaacggtTAGAAGGATTAATAAAGGTGAAGGAATTTAAAAGTTCGACCAGACACGATAACATAAACAATGTATGATTTTATACCAAGGTTAGGATTAGGAAAAGAGAGAGTTAGGTAAAAGCTACACTAAAAGCCACCAGATGTTGTTAGAACACATTAACAAGGTATAACAACCCTATTTAACGCTTGGCTTGATAAACGGCTTAGCTGCAATTTATTCacttgttttaaattaaatttacctACACAACACAATTTATTGTCCGCCACATTGTTTAACAAACACGAAAATAATCTAATGGGATCATCAACTTTGCAAATATAGCCATTATGTCGTTACTCATAAAGCTTTTCTGCAAATATTCACGAATATCTTCCTCGTCAGACAATAGATGTCTCTTTTTCACTTTACTTCTATGTCCTTCAACTTCAGTCATCTGGCAAGGATAAGGAAAAAAGATACAAGGACAAAAAGGAAAGATCTGGCAATATAGCATCAcacatattttgtttaatcgTAATCGATTCTCCTCGCGACTAGAATTCATCCGAACTGGATGTTGCACCTGCATCAAGAAAGATATTACCCTTATTTCTACATATTCAATTGCTCTATACAGCTTAGAGTATTTCAGGCTTTAGGCTTTGTGCTAACGCTTGCACAATGttcgtttaattaatttgtcgTTGTATGCTCTCGCTCTTGATTCGTAAGGAatgatttcgtttcgtttttggctAGTGTGACACGAAAACCCTTcgttatatgaaaaaataggTGCTCAAATGCATTACAGTGTCCGTACAGTATATCGATTGAGCATCGTTGCGTTGCGTGTGCGGTTAGCATGTAACTAATGATCGTTAATTGAAGCATATTCtcaaacacatacacaaaagCTTACACACCAAAGAAGACGTGGCGCGATGATATTCTGCCGCTGAGATATGATAAGTTTTCGACGATGAACGAAAtgaattatgaaaataaataaaatagttCGATCTTTTCCGTACTATTGTCCCTAAAGGCAACGACACGCGCCAGTAGGAATAGTACGTTAATGACGTGTGAACCAACGTAAGTATGACACTAGACGTGCTCCTAATTTTTCCGCGCCGTAAAGTGCTTGTCCTAGTTGCGCTACAACCACAAGGTACAATGATGataaattaaagcaaacacaaGAAACCCTTCGAACAAATGACAGTTATGGTTAACGGCGCTCTCGCCCCTCTGCGGGGAAGCATGatccaaccccaaaaaccatcATACGCAGTGCATTCGAGCGTACGATTCACAAGGAAGTGCGTCTCAGTTGATAATAAACGTAAGGTAGCTAAGAAAGATGAAATAATTCTCCACTAACCGAGCGCACAGCTCTCGTCGTACAGTAGCGGTGAACTTGTTGAACAGGCACAGCGTGGCCGCTGTTCCAAACACCACGTTATAAAGCAGCACGATCAACAGGTTGCCGAGCCACTCGATCTGGCCAAAGTCCCCGAGCAGATCAAAGTTTGTAATACctaaattgaaacaaacatATCATGAATCCGGTCAGTATTGAGTTCTTTCTAGTTGAAGACATACCTAGTATGCGGGCTAGCAGGGGTAATGCCGAACTTAGGATTAGCACCAGGCCACAGTTCGCTATTAACTGTGCCAGTGATGTGTTCCGCCGCTGCGGACGAACGTTGCGCATGAAAGGCATCGTATAGAGGCCCACGGTGGACGTAACGCCTAGATAGGTGATGATGCATACTTCCAGTGTGGCCCCCAGTGGGCCTAACTTCGATAGGGACGTGATTCCCAGCGTaaattgctacaaaaaaaaacagttgctAGAACTATGTCTGTCCACTAGATCAGCCTTCACGGTGAACTTGGCATACCCGTGTACTCAGCGGTACCGCCTTGATGCCAATAAGCAACTCAAGCGTGTTCTGCACGACCAGTAGTACGGTGATGCCGGTGAGAATCAGcaatagcagcatcgctatcggATAAACCAGATTCCTCTGTAGGGCCGAAGAGCTGCGTTGCTTATCTGAAATGATcaaagatcgatcgattagtCAATATACTTAAGATTCAGGACTAAGGAAACCGTACCTAGCACTCTACGTTCAGACTCTAGCTCTCTCAGTCTTTCGAACAGCTTGGCCGACTCGTGCGTGCTACCGTTGATGGTAGGTTTGATTTGATACAAATCATCCAACCCGGAGCAGAGTTTGGCTGGTGTAAGGTCTATTGTCGTGACGCTCCGTAGCTCTGGAAAGAAAGCGAGGGTCTCTATGAAGTCCTGTGACTTGCATCGTATTCCACCGAATGTTCTTACCCATGTTGATATTGGCGTTCGCCAGCTTGCGCTTGACCGTCGCTTCCTCGATGTTGAAGGTGTGGAATTCCTCGTTGACATCACGTAAAAGGTTTGGCTTGACCAGAACCTGGCCGACCACACCGAACAGTCTTACAAAACCCATGGGGGTGCAAACTGGAAGCgtacaaaagaagaaaacaagacaaaaatGAGCTGACAGCGAATGAGACCACCAGGACACGCCAATGCCTGACGTAGGAAAAGGATTCCGCTCTACGGTGCAACCCAGCAGGCGGTAGCAACGTGAACAATCCATCCACCATCAACATTCGACGGTTGTTACGGCAACGAACTTCGCACTTGGCAGCCCTTGGGTCGAGGTTCTTTGATAGCTTCCAATCAACAAGCGGATTTGTGTAGTTAACAACGCGCTCGTGAAGGCAGCAGAAATTGCTTGCGTTGTGCAGGTCGTCAGTAAAGGAAGAACCAGTCCGCGAGGAAGGATTGTTGTGTGCGTCATCGTTCAGTTTGTGAGGGACATCGCTCAATTTCTGTACGAATACGATTCCCTGGGTTACTTGACATAGTAGCTTCAGTGCAGGAGGTGCTACGACGGATCTAACAGGATGATGTCCAAGGAGGACGAAGAGGCCTTCGAGGCAGGTCTCAGCAAGGTTGATGAGGTCATGCGAATACTCAACCTAATGACCAGTGGCGACAAAACCAAGGAACAAATGGGTGTTGCCTTCGCCGACCAGTAAGTACAAACGGTGTTACTATTTGGTTCGGACAAGTTATCCAGAATATGGGTCTATTCTGCAGATTTCTTGGCACTGATCTCAACGCAAGGCAGAAGGAAGAAACCAACGAGGAAAACTTTATCGTACGCGTCAATCAAGAACGAACCGTCATCAACCGAGGCGCAGGAGATGACACATCGCTTGATCAGCCGGTTCAGGATAAAAACGCCTTCATGGCAGAGGTCGAAAGGGATGCGGCACGGCGAGCAAAGGAGCGACGAGAGCGAGAACAGGTGGCACAAGGACTGCGACGTGCCGGCAACAGAGCCTTTCGGCGAGCCGAGTACGAGCAAGCGATCAACATGTATTCGAAGGCGATCGACCAGATCCGGGATAGTCCGATACTGTACAACAACCGAGCGCAAGCCTACATCCGCATCGGACTGTTTAAACGCGCCATCATCGATTGTGATTTTGTGCTGAGCAAACTGGATGAGAAGAATCTCCACTCATGGAGCTTCCGGGCACAGGGTTACTATGGACTTGGGGAAATGAAGGCGTACGAAAAGAGCGTGTCTGAGGCGCGAAAGCACAATCCTCGTGAGTTGGGGTACATTGATAGGATCGTGCGtgaaatcgaaggaaaaacgtcgGTAGCGGCGGTGACATCGAGTGATGAAACGGAAGCAGTTTACTCGGAGCAAAGTGGCGAAGGAAATGGCGACATTGATGCGACATCCGGTATGACTGTCGGAACGGAACAGGATCATCGATTTGCCACAAAACCCTTACCCATGGATGACGTTCAATCTAGCTCATCTGGAGAGCTTTCGGAAGCCTAACAAGCGCTCAGAGCTGATTATTGTAAACATATTGCACCAATAAAATATCATCCGATTCCAACGTTAACGCACAAGCGAAAACAATGTCTAAatcaatgaaaagaaaatcgaatgTGGTGCATTGTTACTCGTAATTCGTGCACTGCAGTACCCAATCTAGCCCGCTGAAGGCTAgctataattttatttccacttcCTACCCGTGCTTTTTTCCCTGAGCAAAGAGAAGCCTCCGACTTTGGGCGGGTTTTTGATGGATTGTCCACAGACAGGTCGGTTTTTGCGGTTGATGCGCGTTTTGTTTACAAGATTATCGATCAAACGTTGTTACGCCGCTTGGTGTTCTAGTAACCACCAATCCTTGCTTGTGGCCGAGGTAGCGAACTGCCTAAGAATAAGGGTAAGGTCTAGAGCGCGCTTCAAGCCAATATTTTAGAACCATCATTGCTTTAAAGCCGACCAGACCAACGTTAGTGGAAATGTGggaatttatttcctttctaAACAGACCGCTATCCACACCTGCATATGCAAATGTCCGCGAAAGATGTTGCCATTTTATTGAAAGCATGACAGGAATGCATCAATCACAAAAGAatgaagaacacaaaaaaggacatttttgtCAAGTCACACGATACCTGTGGTACGATCGCTGTTCTGCGCTGCTGTAACTCGACTCCCGGTCAAGTTATTCTCTTACTATCTCGCGTAAGCCATTTGTAAAACAATCCACCACTATCTTTTCCCCACGGTAGATTTTTCCCCCAGCTCCATTTAACGATCGTTACCAAGACGAGTGGATTACGAGCATACCATCACATGGCTCATCGTGAAAAATCTCACCCCCAACGCATTGCAATGGTTGCTGAGCATCACaggaaataaataaaggaaaataacGACCACTTACCTAATAGTAAAAGTACACctaaaaaggacacacacgaGTACAAGAATGGCAGATGATATTTGGCTAGATCTGttggagacaaaaaaagagcgtaacaaaaccaaaagaaaaaaacaatggatCTATAAGAATAGCAGACACGTGGGTGGTGGAGCACTTACTGAAGAGCGCCTGAAAGGTGTTCCGGTCCGGATCGCGAAGTGCGGAAATGACGTACGTCGTCGCAAACACGATGAACGCGAGCAGCGAGAAGACGGTGAACGTTTCATACACTCGCGCCATGATGCCTTTCTTGTGGCCGCTAAAACCGGACGATTCGGTGAACAAATAGGAGAAGGGCAGCAGCACAAACAGCGCCAGGTTCGAGAACAGAAACACGTAGTTCCAGAGCCCTGTAAATTGAAGACGAGTGTCGGTTAGGGCCTGTTGATGGAAGGCTGCCCTGTACGGCCTTCTGGTACGGTTTCGCGCCCTTACCTTGAATGAGCGAGCTGTTCAGCCATTTAACGTAGTAGCTGTTGGGATAGAGGATCAGCACCTCATTGCTGGCGATCGAAATGGGGAGCAGCAGGGCGGCACCCACGGCTACTGCTAGTGAAAATGTGCATAACCATAAGCTGTTCATGTGCAGCGGAACCGGCAGCATAGCGCAGAAGAGAACAGAGAACACAATAGTTAGTCAAACGGAACGAGAATACGATTACGAATGGAAGGAGCGCCATTGTGCTGCAGAACGCGGCTGAATGAGTCGTCCCTGGCGCTCCCAGATTTAATTTGATGCAAAAACATGCCtcattcgaaacaaaaacagcataGTATTATGCGATCATTCAATTCGTCATAATGGATAAGACCTGATTCTGTTTGAAACATTATATTTTACAAGAGAACGGTCATGTGCGCCGCCGTACTTACCTGATTCGATAGACGGTGATTTCGTCCTCATCTGGCGCAAACAAATCCTCACGATCACGTCTTCGGAACCGGATGATCAACGCATAGCTTCCAAGGTAAAGCAACAGAAATAACAACATAAATATCTGCAAATAAACGAGAAAATAGTTTGTTCTTATTTTCTGGCCATCAATTTAGCAGAAATACAACAAAAGAGTGACATTTGATCGCGTACGCGAAATCGATCCCTAGCAGACACTGTCTCCATCACGTCTCATTAACCCGCAGTTCGAAATCGTTCACCTCAATTGCACAATCATTCTATCGAGCGCAATGAACCGCGTCCGATCGGCCCACCGATCTCGTACTTGCCGAGAAGGCTACATGCATTCCTCACCCTTAAAAAATTACATCGAAAACCGGCTGCTGCACTATGCAAGCGACCTGCGACAATCATGGTGAGGCCGCTCATTTGTTCCAGTTCGCTATTTTCGGACTGAAgcaccgtttttcttttccaccacttGAACGATATCTTAACAAGTTTCTGTTTACGATATAGACGAGATATCGAATTCAAATAGTATTTTAGTACAGACAGAGAAGATAGTTAATGTTTTATCATTCGAAATTCATTTATTCAATCATTCGAAAGATTATTTATGTGAGTAGTCGTTGTTGTATATGCTACcgaaaaaaacattccaagatcaaattaacatttttgttttccataaaaAATTTCTTCTGCAACTCAATCCTGTCTTTCTACTTGCACAACCATCCGATGTAACGGGATAGATGACTCTCGCGTGCATGCGCTTGCGAACGGAAATTGGTGTTTAAGCTTGCCTTTTTATGTTGCCTGAAGCAACGGGATAAGATTCAATCTGAACACAACATTCACCGTAACACGGGTTTGGTATCgaagcaagacaaaaaaaaaaacagaatacagaaaagaaaattgaatgcaTTATACTGTGTAACGAGCTGAAACGAGGATGCTTTAAAGAGATGCAACGAATGAAAGGATGCAATTCCGCTAAACGTTTTCTAATCGAATTACCAATTTTTAGAGCGCATCGAGGAAGCGAAGAATAGCAATGCCGATGATCTTGCACGAATTGGTAAGCAACATTTGTACAACGTATCCATATCTATGCTGTTTCCACAGCACTATGGAATATAGTACTGTTTACTTAGCTTTTTTGATTCTCATTCTCGCCACGTACGAGCCCATGCATCGCAGCATTAGAATTTATCAAACTAAACGTAATGTGAATGCTTAATTAGTGGTCTCCCAAGTCTCCAACCTAAATCCGCTTTGTATCGTGAGACATTTCCCTGTGTACACCAAATCATGAGCTCCAATCGGCCAGAAGTTCTCTGCATAGAAGCATGACGTTcgtgctcgaaaaaaaatccaacataAAACCTCAAACATTCAGCACTTGGACTTCCTTCATATTCATGACATTCGTTCGTTATTCGTTCCTCTGTTTACTTCGTCTACGAGCCGTCTAGACCTCCACAAGCCGAAGGGGCTCGTCAAGTCAATTGAATGGCGCCAGTGGGCGACCaaatgaagttttttttcaccctcacgACATACCAAATATTGAAGCGCACTTCAGAAACCATCCCAAAAAGGGCGTCACGCCACGACGCTCCAATTCGTTCAGTTGGAACTTTTACTCAGCCACGACTTGATGCAAAGAGAACCGGGCGGACCGGGCGTACACGTTTTGGATCACGTGCCGCACGAAAAAA encodes:
- the LOC128722496 gene encoding protein Lilipod is translated as MEQDEEQVPDIREQMFHNTVREHIIFMLLFLLLYLGSYALIIRFRRRDREDLFAPDEDEITVYRISLWLCTFSLAVAVGAALLLPISIASNEVLILYPNSYYVKWLNSSLIQGLWNYVFLFSNLALFVLLPFSYLFTESSGFSGHKKGIMARVYETFTVFSLLAFIVFATTYVISALRDPDRNTFQALFNLAKYHLPFLYSCVSFLGVLLLLVCTPMGFVRLFGVVGQVLVKPNLLRDVNEEFHTFNIEEATVKRKLANANINMELRSVTTIDLTPAKLCSGLDDLYQIKPTINGSTHESAKLFERLRELESERRVLDKQRSSSALQRNLVYPIAMLLLLILTGITVLLVVQNTLELLIGIKAVPLSTRQFTLGITSLSKLGPLGATLEVCIITYLGVTSTVGLYTMPFMRNVRPQRRNTSLAQLIANCGLVLILSSALPLLARILGITNFDLLGDFGQIEWLGNLLIVLLYNVVFGTAATLCLFNKFTATVRRELCARLKALFNYSSHLELSISQNASQLNHLHPGAFTQPHHTTHCPPGNAAQSEISEANQQQHTVVVEENGSITLNHRHPPNGNNQTNESHIDLTKEEPPLQLASGMDNLDPKKTR